In the genome of Desulfovibrio desulfuricans, one region contains:
- a CDS encoding cytidylyltransferase domain-containing protein — protein sequence MLHKGTPMRKTGKVIAIVQARLGSTRLPMKSLLCLRDVPVIDWVTRRLAQAAKLDGIMVAVPDTPLDRVLMEHLQRRGVPCVAGSEDDVLARFCLAARTADAGRVVRVCADNPLIWAGAIDRLVDFYDQGGWDYAYNHIPRNNLWPDGLGAEILSRDLLEELDAKAAQTSQREHCLNYIWDNAASFKIGTFDPEEDWLRRPELKLDMDRSDDFCRLALKPIHPDMDARDIVRVFG from the coding sequence ATGCTCCACAAAGGAACACCCATGCGCAAGACCGGCAAGGTTATAGCCATTGTTCAGGCCCGCCTCGGCTCCACGCGGCTCCCCATGAAATCGCTGCTCTGTCTGCGCGATGTGCCCGTTATAGACTGGGTAACGCGGCGGCTGGCGCAGGCGGCAAAGCTTGACGGCATCATGGTGGCCGTGCCGGATACGCCCCTTGACCGTGTACTCATGGAGCATCTGCAAAGGCGCGGCGTGCCCTGCGTTGCCGGTTCGGAGGACGATGTGCTGGCGCGTTTCTGTCTGGCGGCCCGCACGGCGGATGCCGGGCGTGTGGTACGTGTGTGCGCCGATAATCCGCTCATCTGGGCCGGGGCCATTGACCGGCTGGTGGATTTTTACGATCAGGGCGGCTGGGACTATGCCTATAACCATATTCCGCGCAACAACCTCTGGCCAGACGGCCTTGGTGCGGAAATCCTTTCACGCGATCTGCTGGAAGAACTGGACGCCAAGGCCGCCCAGACCTCGCAGCGCGAGCACTGTCTCAACTACATATGGGACAATGCCGCCAGCTTTAAAATAGGCACGTTTGATCCGGAAGAAGACTGGCTGCGCCGCCCCGAACTCAAGCTGGATATGGACAGGTCTGACGACTTCTGCCGTCTGGCGCTCAAGCCCATCCACCCCGACATGGACGCAAGGGACATTGTGCGCGTGTTTGGCTAG
- a CDS encoding phospholipase D-like domain-containing protein: MLLFFETLGLIVAHILSWVAVCHALLTKHDPRAALGWTVTALFLPVVGPILYACFGISRAESRASRIMRRQQPLEPDYAHPPFSKVPPENIPDSIARMEHIGRVLTEQHLSTGNAVTPLRNGDQAYPAMLAAIDNAKDHVFLCTYIFNAGQVATAFGEALARAAERGVDARLLVDGIGMLYSVRKPWKKLAQRGVRVALFMPPRLFPPNFSINLRNHRKMLVCDTVAFTGGMNIADDNIAAGKTKYVQDMHFQCEGPIVDQLRRAFLLNWGFCTNNYTPLPPATTLPRGESRCRIIMDGPGSEADILNDIYCAVINAARRSVRIMTPYFLPSHGLVSALRSAGQRGVDVRVVLPEKNNLFYVHWAQYRLLPTLLEAGVRVWYQQPPFAHTKLLAVDGYYSQIGSANLDARSLRLNFELNMEVFNPDVHDQITAHIDRAIITGREITRDYLAALSLPVKLRNAACWIFSPYL; the protein is encoded by the coding sequence ATGCTGCTATTTTTTGAAACACTGGGCCTTATTGTCGCCCACATACTTTCGTGGGTTGCTGTCTGCCATGCCCTGCTGACCAAACACGACCCCCGCGCGGCCCTTGGCTGGACTGTCACGGCCCTGTTTCTGCCTGTTGTAGGCCCCATCCTGTATGCCTGTTTTGGCATCAGCAGAGCAGAAAGCAGGGCCAGCCGCATCATGCGGCGGCAGCAGCCTCTGGAGCCGGATTACGCCCATCCGCCCTTTTCCAAGGTTCCGCCGGAAAATATCCCTGACAGCATAGCCCGCATGGAACACATCGGGCGTGTGCTCACCGAGCAGCACCTGAGCACCGGCAATGCCGTCACCCCGTTGCGCAATGGTGATCAGGCCTACCCGGCCATGCTTGCTGCCATAGACAATGCCAAGGACCACGTTTTTCTCTGCACCTATATTTTCAACGCAGGCCAGGTTGCAACGGCCTTTGGCGAGGCCCTGGCCCGCGCTGCGGAGCGCGGCGTGGACGCCCGCCTGCTGGTGGACGGCATCGGCATGCTCTATTCCGTGCGCAAGCCGTGGAAAAAGCTTGCCCAACGCGGAGTGCGCGTGGCCCTGTTCATGCCGCCGCGCCTGTTTCCGCCCAATTTCAGCATCAACCTGCGCAACCACCGCAAAATGCTGGTGTGCGACACAGTGGCCTTTACCGGCGGCATGAACATAGCGGACGACAACATCGCCGCAGGCAAGACCAAGTATGTGCAGGACATGCACTTTCAGTGCGAAGGCCCCATTGTGGACCAGTTGCGCCGTGCATTTCTGCTCAACTGGGGGTTCTGCACCAACAACTACACGCCCCTGCCGCCAGCCACTACCCTGCCGCGCGGCGAAAGCCGCTGCCGCATCATCATGGACGGCCCCGGCTCAGAGGCGGACATTCTCAACGACATCTACTGCGCCGTCATCAATGCGGCCCGCCGCTCCGTGCGCATCATGACGCCCTACTTTCTACCCTCGCACGGGCTTGTCTCCGCGCTGCGTTCCGCCGGTCAACGCGGTGTGGACGTGCGTGTTGTACTGCCTGAAAAAAACAATCTGTTCTACGTGCACTGGGCGCAATACCGCCTGCTGCCCACCCTGCTGGAAGCAGGCGTGCGCGTATGGTACCAGCAGCCCCCCTTTGCTCACACCAAGCTGCTGGCCGTGGACGGCTACTATTCACAGATAGGTTCAGCCAATCTGGACGCCCGCAGCTTGCGTCTGAACTTTGAGCTGAACATGGAAGTGTTCAACCCGGATGTGCACGACCAGATTACCGCCCACATCGACAGGGCCATCATCACGGGACGCGAAATCACCAGGGATTACCTTGCAGCCCTGTCCTTGCCCGTAAAGCTGCGCAATGCCGCCTGCTGGATATTTTCGCCATATCTGTAA
- a CDS encoding universal stress protein translates to MYKTILIPVSGKNGLDRAKSALNHAKNLACGDIVLLHIFEPLPQIVGGEAHAELLAEQKAKGQTLLNTVAAEMEKPAGFVRCRVEEGTTAETIIRVAHEENADLIIMFTDGRDGLQDMLLGSITERVLRNTDTPLLAIRR, encoded by the coding sequence ATGTACAAGACCATTCTTATTCCTGTGAGCGGCAAAAACGGTCTGGACCGTGCCAAGTCTGCCCTGAATCACGCCAAAAACCTTGCCTGCGGCGATATTGTCCTCCTGCACATTTTTGAGCCGCTGCCCCAGATCGTGGGCGGCGAGGCCCACGCCGAACTTCTGGCGGAGCAGAAGGCCAAGGGGCAAACTCTGCTGAACACTGTAGCTGCGGAAATGGAAAAACCCGCCGGGTTTGTTCGCTGCCGTGTGGAAGAAGGCACCACGGCTGAAACCATCATTCGCGTGGCGCATGAGGAAAATGCCGACCTTATCATCATGTTCACTGACGGACGCGACGGGCTGCAAGACATGCTGCTCGGCTCCATCACAGAGCGTGTGCTGCGCAATACCGACACGCCGCTGCTGGCCATACGCCGCTAG